The genomic segment GACAGCGGGCATGCAATAAACTACAACGATCTCGCTGTCGTAAGAAGCAGGACAAGAGACAATATTTACGGTTTCTCAAGGCAGGCCTTCTGGAACGGCGCCGGGAGAAAGCAGCTCACGCTAAAACACGGCAGCCTGTGGAAAAACTACAGACCGCTCGACATGTTCAGGAGGAAGATGAGCTTCCATGGCCTGCTGCGTGTGTCAATGGCGCTGCTCGGTTACCTGGGATACAAACTGTTCGGCGAAAAAAGAACAGCTTCCACTAAAAAGAATTAATAACCCAGCAATCTTAAACTCGGCAGGATCAATTGATTTCAATCGTTATTCCTACAATAAACGAAGAAGATTCCATTGCGGGAGTCATTGACAGGATCAGAGAGAGCATGAGCTCTGTTGACGAGCCGTATGAAATATTAATCATTGACACGAATTCCAGCGACAGGACAGTGGAGATAGCAAGAGAACGGGGCTGCAGGATCATCAGGGAGTCGGAAAGGGGTTACGGCAGGGCATACAAGACCGGCTTCGCGGCTTCGGCAGGAACAACCATAATAGCCCTTGACGCTGATGCCTCATATCCGCCTGAGGCAATACCCGCACTTTTTTCCGTTTTTAAACGGGAGGGGCTGGACTTCCTTACAGCAAACAGATTCTCCTCCATGAACAAGGGGGCAATGAGCAGGACGCACCGTTTTGGAAACTGGATTCTGAACGTTGCGACAAGATTCCTTTTCAGTGTTTCGGTGAGGGATTCGCAGAGCGGCATGTGGATACTGAAAAAGGATGCTTTTGAGCGGCTGGATGTACGGAGCGACGGATTCCCCTTTTCCGAGGAAATAAAGATAAAGGCTGCAAAGAGGCTGAAGTTTGCAGAAGTTCCTGTTCATTTCATGGAAAGACAGGGAGAAAAGAAGCTGAATACCTGGAAGGACGGCTGGAACAATCTGAAATTTCTTCTGAAACTGCGATTTTCGAGACGCCTGCGCAACTGAGAATCGATTCGTTTATCGGAAGCAGCATACGATTAAAGCAATTCCCGGTTTACTATAATGGTATTTAAATAGTTATTTAAGCACTCATGAAATTCCTTAATCCGCGGTGTTAACCAATGCCGAACATCAAAATCGAAAATGTCGTTGCATCAACTTCACTCGGTGAAGAGCTGGATCTGCAGGCAATAGCGCTGGCGCTCGAAGGCGCGGAATACGAGCCGGAACAGTTTCCCGGACTCATCTACAGGCTGAAGGAGCCGAAGACGGCAACCCTGCTTTTCAGGAGCGGAAAGGTTGTATGCACGGGTGCAAAGAGTCTCGAGGAAGTAAAGCTCGCCATAAGCAAGGTTTCAAAACAGATTGAGAAGGCCGGGATTATAATAAAGATCGAGCCCAAGATCGAGGTGCAGAATATTGTTGCATCGTCTGACCTGGGCCAGGAAATCAACCTGAATGCCATCGCAATAAGTCTCGGCCTCGAGAAGGTTGAGTATGAGCCGGAACAGTTTCCGGGGCTTGTATACAGGCTCGACTCGCCGAAGGTTGTCGTCCTCCTTTTCGGGAGCGGAAAGCTTGTATGCACGGGTGCGAGGAAACCATCCGATGTCGGTGACGCCGTTCAAAAGATAATGATAGAGCTCCAGGGCGCGGGCTTGCTGCACTGAGATGAGCTATCCGGTATTCGACAATCACGTACATCTGCGCAGGGAAGGACGTTTCATAGCCGCTGCAGATGAATTCAGGCGCAGGGGCGGTACGGGAATGATGCTTGTAAATCTGCCCCCTGCGGTCCCGGTTACTGAGAGTTCATATTTCGAGATAATGTATAGCGCTGCTGAGAAACTCAGAGATGAAGTGAAGAGCACGCTGGGGCTGACGGTTCTCCTTGCAGTGGGGCCATATCCCGTCACTCTGCTGGAGATGGCGGAAAAACTGGGCATTGAGGAAGCGGAGGGAAGGATGACTTCGGCTGCAGTGCTTGCCGCACGCCATGTGGTGGAAGGCAGGGCGGAT from the Candidatus Sysuiplasma jiujiangense genome contains:
- a CDS encoding TATA-box-binding protein, with protein sequence MPNIKIENVVASTSLGEELDLQAIALALEGAEYEPEQFPGLIYRLKEPKTATLLFRSGKVVCTGAKSLEEVKLAISKVSKQIEKAGIIIKIEPKIEVQNIVASSDLGQEINLNAIAISLGLEKVEYEPEQFPGLVYRLDSPKVVVLLFGSGKLVCTGARKPSDVGDAVQKIMIELQGAGLLH
- a CDS encoding glycosyltransferase family 2 protein, whose protein sequence is MISIVIPTINEEDSIAGVIDRIRESMSSVDEPYEILIIDTNSSDRTVEIARERGCRIIRESERGYGRAYKTGFAASAGTTIIALDADASYPPEAIPALFSVFKREGLDFLTANRFSSMNKGAMSRTHRFGNWILNVATRFLFSVSVRDSQSGMWILKKDAFERLDVRSDGFPFSEEIKIKAAKRLKFAEVPVHFMERQGEKKLNTWKDGWNNLKFLLKLRFSRRLRN